DNA from Musa acuminata AAA Group cultivar baxijiao chromosome BXJ1-5, Cavendish_Baxijiao_AAA, whole genome shotgun sequence:
CAACGGTTGGCCTGGTCGACCTTTCTTCTATACACATCCAGGCACTCTTGTTCTAGTTCGAGGAGCATTTTATCCCTTTCAGCATCAGATTCACCAACCTCATCCCATATAATCTGATACAATACAATTAATGAACCAGGTTGAATGAATTAATAAGCCAGCTACTGATGTCCTCAAAAGCAACATTGTTACATATAATGCTGCGGAAACAATTACTGCAGTGAGAGTGAGTAGTTGCAATGATCAggatattattcataatttatgttcCTCCTATAACTATGTTCAACAACAACATTTCATAAAACAAGCTAGTGGAGCTACTGAAAACCTGAAGCTCATATAGAATAGATCCACAAGCTGTTTCCAATTGTAACAGCTGATCGCTAGATAGACGAGCCATGCAACCAATTTGACCTGCAAAAAGAATACGTGTCCATAAAAAGCATTTACTTCATCGAAGAAAAAGGAATTAGTTCAGGAAAGAGAGATCCAAAATGTCTGCAATGGCGAAGTAAAGGGTGCATATATGTTCAAGATTTACACGACACCAAATGGAGGAAAATAACTGATGGGTAATTTTTTTCAAGTAATTTATGTTCAAGATTAGCTTTTTTCCTCATGCGGCAAAATTATTTGGTTACATTAATAAGTCAAGTAAGGGGAAACTAGTAGTCAAATCGAGTATGGATTATAAAGAGTAAGTTAAAGAAGAAGCAGAGACAACAATAGAAACCCACGATCACCACATCAAAAATCAATTCGCTCCGCTAGTGAGAGGTTCCAGTAAAATCAATTCgaaagaaacaaaattaaagCTTCTCGGATGCCGAAACCATCCGCGAAGCCGAAACAAGACGTCCGACTATCCAACCATTCAAAACCAAATCACTGCATTATATTAACATCAAAACAAAGAAGCATTTCATAGAATGTATGAGCCTAGATGAGATAAAATTGTGCTGAGGAGCGCCCATCTTTAAATCTTCGAAACATCAACAACATAGGGCAAATTTCAACAGAAATTTAAGCTAAAAGAAGGaaagagagggggggagggggggagggaggagagagagagatctcgGAACGAGGCGTACCTGAAGAGGGCTCAGATGGGATCGATGCAAGAACCAAAGGAAAGCGAAGCTGAGTTTCGCTGCAAGATTTGGCCGTCAGAGATCGCCGAGtgtgagagagagggagagagagagagagagaaggggcaaAAAAGGATTCGAAATGGAGGTGTTTTGATTTGAAATGGAGATACCGTTTTGTGAACTTTATTGGGCTGGTATATGATCTGGGACGTTGAATTCGAAATGGACGGATATTGATCTGTTACCGTTACCGAATAGGGTCAATGAAGACGGGAAGGGCGCCGTCGTAATTATGGCTGCCTTGCCAGCCCTATTAAAGTAAAGATAATGCAGTAAATGACGAGGAGAAAAATCCAATAATACATTTCTGAGCTTTGTATCGATAACTTAAATCTACGTACATTTTTCAGGGGAGAGAAACCAGGAGTGAATGGGCCCCCATAGTTTGGTGGATGCGTAAGACGGTGAGAGTACGCAGTTCGCCCAAACGCGAGAACCAACTTAAGTTGCCACTTGAGAACAGACTTACCTTACGACAGATGGTATAGAAGCGCACCATCTCCATCCGACCCCATCCCTCCCTCTCCCCTTGGGGTGTGCCACCGCAGCATGTCGCGACTTGGGTCGGCACAAGCGAAGGCGCTGCAAATCCGTAACCCTTATCGGGGTTTTATTTATATTAAGCCCATGAATCGCACGACTTGTCCCACGAATATATTGAGCCCTATGGGTCCGTCACTTGACACATGGGGAAGACCACCAACCATTTCGCATCACCAGATGCCATACCAAATCACTATTGGCTCATCTCCTGCGATGGACATATATTTCTGCCGTGGATGCTTTCGGTCGGGCAGCGATGATTCTATCAGGATCCGCAGAAGTGAATTCGAATGGGAATGAACCGATGCAAGAATGACGATAAAAAGAAGAATCATGCAGCCTGCTCAACGTCTATAGAACTACTGGCTCATAATCTAGTGGATGCAAAAGTCGAACAAACTAGATTGGCAGCAGACTACCTCCTTGTGAGTGATGCTGACATATCCTTGCTTGTTTTCTCCGGATTGCAACGCCAGCCCAAAAAATACACAAGAAGAAGAGGACACACCTGGATTGACCAATTCATCAAAGAAGACTTGCTTCCCTTTCATCCTTTCTTTTGTAGACTTCTAGGTACGACTTGCCTTGCTAAACTAGTAGCTGCAAATTTCCTATATCAATTACACACTTTCCAACATGCGCCGGCGGTCATCATGGACCAGAACTCGTCGAAGTCCACGAGGCCGTCGCCGTTCCTATCGACGCCTCTGATCATGAGCCGGCACTCCCGGAGGCTGCACTTGCCGTGGCCCAAACGGACGAGTACCCTCCTTAGATCCTCGGCGCAGATGAACCCGTTCCCGTCGACGTCGAACACCCGGAAGGCTTCCATCAGCTCCTCTCTGCTACCGGACATATCGCCGCCGCTTCCGCTCCCTCCTCCGCCGACGGCCTCCATGAACTCGTCGAGGTCAATGAAGCCATCCCCGTTGCAGTCTGCCTCTCGCACCATCACCTCAGCCTTCCGCGCGGCCGTGGCCCGCTCGTGTCCCATGCACAGCAGCAAGTCACAGAGCTCCGGAGGAGATATCTTCCCGTCGCCGTTGGAGTCGATGAGCCGGAACACTTCCTTCAGCTGGCTGGATATCTCCATGGCCGCTTCGGAGGACGACGACAACCAGTTGAAGTTCGTGCGGACACTCCTGGCCTCTGCTCCGTCTCCCTTGCACGCCATGGCTTTGATGAGTTTGCGGAGGCAGGCTCCCACCCGCCTGCCCAGAGGAAACATGTGAGCCAACGCTGGAGGAGGACAGAAGCACAGAGGGAGAGATGACGCTTGAAATACGGGATGGGAAAGAAAAAACTTGGGGAGCAAAGAATCATCAGATGAACAGTACATATAGGAAATAAACAAGAAGGTGGACAAGCTCTGATCACTAAGAGATTTATAGGCTAATCGAAAATCAAACACCAGGACCTGAATATACACCGGATGTGTTATGCTATCAGAAAGGGGGGCGGGGGGAGGGGAGGGGTGGGTGCACGGAACCATGTGGGCAGCGTAATGGTTCTGGATTCATGGGCGGTGCAGTGATTGGGTTGTCTTATTTCCTGTAAATGGAAGCGAGTACAGTTGTTGGTGGTGGCGATAGGTGCCTTGAAGTAGATATTACTCTGTACGTTCTTTTGGTTCATCTCCTCATTTCGGAAGAGGCACAGTGGAGAGCCACAAGGGAAGATGAATGATAGATACATACCTTTATGCTGGTCCATCTAAATAAGAACAAGCTCGCCAAGACTTCGTACAGCACATAGCTGGTTGGACTTCGTAGAGCTGGAGGCCTTCCATAATCGTGAATAGTGTTACAAGATAACTGGAAATACGTGCATATGTTCTAAGCTTTTTAACtcgaaaaaagaaaaaggttgtcCACTGCAATTGATCCCTGTAAACTCTAAAAAGCTCCACTGTTTCGCTCCAAGCCCTGTCAAAATTTCCATCATAAATCACTCATCTCTCTGTTGCTAACTATTCTTGGCAAGAGGCCTTATCCCAAGATTTCATTTTCGTACAACAGTAGGCTTAACAATGGGCCAGGATCAGACTTACGGGCTAAATTCACAGAGATAAATCTGGGCCCAGAACGGGCAACTAAAATTGTCATCGATGGGACGGCCTTAAAGTTACAGTAGAAGACAGATTTGTTCTTCCAGCAGAAAGAAATGATCTCTGGTATATATATCATGAATTATAAGAGAAACTAGGTGCGGGTTTTTGATCATTCAGCTGATCCCTTTTGGGTTGGTGGGGTGGGTGACCAAAGTGTCCATGGGCAGTCATTGCATGCAAGGCTGCAGCGGTACGTACGTGACAGTACCAGCTTGCTTCTGTTTTTATTTCCTTCTTCGACTTGTGATGCCCTGACCTTCGCCATGTGCTGAAAGCTGAGCCACAGTCTCACCTCACCTCCTCTTCTCGCTGCCCATCATAACGTGGGGAGAAAGGACGAACCGAGAACGCCTCCTGCTCGATCACCGTGTGGAAGAGCTATATTGTTTTAGGACTCTACTACTTAGCATGAAAAACCTTTAGATGTTTGCCTCAGCAGTGTGACTGCTTGTGATTTCTGAAGCCGAGCGTTTGAAATATTTTAGATGGGACAAGAGGGATTGTACTTGGTTCATGGTGACTATGTGTGGAAGGCCTAATTTGTTCTTGATGAAAATATCCTTGGGGCTTGATGAGAATCTTTACAAGTTGGTGCTGATGATAGCCCATATAATGCTATGATGAAAAGGAAGAAGGTGTACATCTCGTACGACCCAGGAGTTTCTCCACAATCAAAGCTAAGATGGTCAAGACTCGAAGAAAGGATTTCTGGAGTCATATAACAAGTTTGGCAAGTGGCCAAATTAAAGAGGCAATGTGGCAGACCAGCACAAAGATGGCAGAAGATGGTTAAAAGCTTGGTAGATCTCATGGCCTACGCTGACAGTGGACCAAGGACTAGTGAACAACTTGTTCGTACCTTCCAAAATCGATCGCCTGCAGAGCATAAAGATCTTGTTGGTGAAAAATGGGAGAGCCTAaatgaccaaaaagaaaagatcttgaacaACTAGTGCGGTTGTAGGCATGAAAAGATCCAACATTTATAGCTCTCGATCTTTGTATAGGTTCTACCTGCACTGGTTAACCTGAGTTAAAATTGTTGCACTAACCGACGACCAGGAAATATCCTGATGAGATTAGTCAAAGTCTGTTGACCACTTGAAACTATGTGATTAATTGCTAGCAAGTGTCTTGTGATACCGGAAGTCCTCCGTGATATCCGCCACCTCCGCTGGCCATAATTCTTATCCAGATTTCCAAGATTATCCAACAATTAGATGATCGACTTGCGAAAAATGACATGTACTCTTAGCTCGATCCCACTTGTGGTACAGGCAACATGTTGGGATCTGACACGGTGGGGTTCATTTGTGTGTTCCACGTCGTGACGGAGCTCTCGGGCACATGGAAACTGATTCAAATCCAACGCCAAAGCAACTGTTATGGTgattggcagtggtggtgggaagTGGAGGACCAGTTCGTCCTCAACAAGGACAACAAGGTGATTTTAATGGCGCGGCCCCGCATGTCCTCCGCGTCAACACACACATAGCCCAACGCACCCGTGGTCTGTCCTTCCCTTTCTCGCCCCCGTCACATGCTCTTGTTCCTCTCGGCCTCCCCGCCTCTCTCCTATATATCCACCACCGGCTTTCTCCGCTCAACCCACAGCCGAGCAAAGCAGCAGGCGTAGCTTTCTCCTGCTGTAAAATCCCCCGAGTTCTAAGGGTTGGAGTTTGGAAGCAACCGTTGCAAGGAGATGGCGTTCCGGAGGTCGAACAAGCTGCCGCAGGCCGCGGCCATCAAGCAGATACTGAAGAGGTGCTCGAGCCTGGGGAGGAGGCAGCTGCCGGCGGACGTGCCCAAGGGCCACTTCGCGGTGTACGTGGGCGAGAGCCGGAGCCGGTTCATCGTGCCCATCTCCTACCTCACGCACCCGGAGTTCCAGAGCCTGCTGCGGCAGGCCGAGGAAGAGTTTGGCTTCGACCACGACATGGGCCTCACCATCCCCTGCGAGGAGGTCGTCTTCCGCTCCCTCACCTCCATGCTTCGTTGAGGCAATGCACCATCATCCGGGACTCCGTTTGTTTATTCTTTTTTGCCTCCATTCCGATGGGGTGGTTCACTAGAATGTAGCTGTTCTTGCTCGATCGAAACCTACGCTGCGTGGGTTGTATTTGTACATCTCCGAGCGGCGTGCCCGCGGTTTGCCGCCCTGTGAGAACTAATTAATTTACTTGCAAGGAGTACAGCAGAGGGGGCACCTTCCCCTGttcatactctctctctctctctctctctctctctccgtctgtTCATGCTGTGACGCGTTTCCTGATACTGTATGAACGTTACAAAGACGATGAGAACCCACCAGCTTTAGTTTACGCAGCATATATATGAATCCGGTAAGCTGCATGCTAGTAAATTAAGCATGAGAGGTTTCTATGTTTGGGATCGAGTACATCTATGAGACCTGTAGACTGAACATCCTGTGGGCACATTTGTTTTGTTGGATAGAAGAACAGCTGAGCAAGTTAGCAGTAAAAATCAAGACCTCTTTCAGCTTCGGCTAAATTCAATAAGAGCTCGAAGCTTAACGGTGTGAGGTGAGttctctttttgttttcttctgcTGCTTTGtgctttctctttcttctttccaaCCTCTACAATATATTTCGAGGTGATGGAGAGGGCTGGAAGTTCAACATTTTTCCTGATTCAATAGAATCCAAATGCTAATGTGCTCCTGCTAATGCGGTTTGGTTCTAAAGTTTGAAGACTAagaagattgagagagagagagagagagaggagatgatgACCCTTTGAACCCAATACCTTTTGTCCTTTGCTTTGAAGTCATTAGAGGGCGACTTAATTTAAGCGAAAAGAACGGCAACCATGGACATGAAAGTTCCTTTCCTCAATTATTTGTCCTAATATTAGCTGTTGGAATCAAAGTACAACAGTTTGTGCCTCTCGTCCTGTCTCTTTAAATTATGAGCTCCTATTGCGTTCGATTGACAACGCAACCGAGTCTTATAAATTAAGGGGTGGGTTTGCATTGGTTAACTTTTCTCTTTGCAATCCCTTTGGAACGATCGGATCTTCTTCCTTTTCAAGTGTGATTGGGCATCTCAATCATTCCGGCGAAAGAATCCTTCCTCCCGCTTTTGCTCTCCTCCACAGGTCTCCTGTGTGGCATctatcatcctctctctctctttgtccaATCCAATCTACCGTCAAAGAAATCCCTCCTCTCCAACTCATCGATTCCGGTGACAGCACTATCTCCTGTTGGAACAGGGACAAGTGCATGTGGAATTTGGAACCCTCTGTTTGGTCTCTGGCTGCCCTTTATCACAGGCAGCGACCGCACGCGTACGGGGGGGATTTCTTCTGAGCTTTGCCTACTAATATTATTTGGTTCAGCGAATCACCGCAGAGAACCCGGTCGAACCGCTTCGAATCGGCTCAAAATTGGAGTCGGACGGTTCAATTCCGATCTCTAGAAATTGGAATCAAAACCACAACAGTGGTTTCAAATCAGTTAaacatgaaaaataaataaataaataaatttcatagcatagttattaatattttaaatttaaaatatattaactttAGTttaaatttcaataaaaaaatttattttttttatcaatcgaaATCGATGAATTGATTGGAGTCTGAATCGCTTGAAATCGATTTGATTCCGATTCCATATTTGATAGAACAAGAATGATTATTCGAAAAATGGGAAGAAGCTTAAGTAGAAGAGACCACAAATttagccttttttttttgtgtgttgaTAGAGTTTGTAGGGCAAAATATCCCAATTGACCAAAGGAGTCATGAATGCACTAATATTTTTGAGCCGGCATTGATTCAAAGGACCCAATAGTCATTGTGGGTTGTCGGTGCTCatgaaataataacaataataataatttaatagaaaaataatacttatatatatatatatatatatatatatatatattgttctcTCTGTATGAAAGGGTTCACACATGATGAGAGGCTTGAAATGTCGGCCAAGACTTCTTCCTGCATCTAAAAGAAGCAAAATAACAAACTAAGATGATTCTAAAAATGAAATCTTTTGTACCTTCTTAATCCTCAGTCAAACATTGCTGCCTTAGGAAAGCCAATAATCAAAAGGATAGATACGTAGGGTGCATTCTtccatgcatgagattttgatggCTCAAATAGGTCATTGAGTACCACACAGCAACTCGTGTTACACTCGTATCAGCCATGAGAATTATGCTTGAAGCTCTCAGTAAAGTCACGTTCTTCAGTGCAGAAATGACTAGTGGGTGCACCATCAAACACGTCGAAGAAACGAAGAAGAAGAGGCTCCGTCAAAGAGGACAACCATGGGTGGGTTTGGAGATGTGGAAGCTCATTAGGGTCCTCAAATCTAATGAGTGGCTGTGCAGACCTCTAAAATCTAGTTCTTCACTCTTAAACGTCTTCCAAGAGGTCCCTCTTCTAGCCTTCGCTGGCCATGCCATGTCTACGAGTCCCATCATCATCAAGCATTTAATGTTGGATACAAGTCGTATGCAGTGTCTACGAAATCTCATATGTATCCTCTCACATAAAATATTTAGTTCTATTAGGAAAATGTGTTTCCTTTAAATCTTCAGATATCAAAACcttgagaaatttaggttatcTATAAAGCAGCAAACTTCAATTTCTAATATTTTTCCGTATCTAAATTTCTTTTCCTCTGAAAACTTTGTATCGAGCAATACGATAACACCAACACATCTCCAATCGTGGACGAAAACTTTCATGTTGCTACGGTTTTAGATGGTTTCATGCTTGAACCAATGTCTCTACAAAGAACAGTGTAGATGAACTCCTGTATTCTACAATGAACAGAGCCAAAACATTTGGATTCGTGAACTCCTGTCGTGCATCATAACGATGTGCTGATCTTTCTGTGGCTTTTATGGTCATTGGATCATCGTGTCTGTAGTGAGTGGTGTTGCAGCAAATTATAGATATCAACGCCCGCTAAAATTTGCTTTGCCATGTACGAACTTTTCTCGTTGAGGAGGTGAAAGTCCATGAAACTGAGTTCATTTCAGCCTCTCTATGTCAACGCCTCTGCAAGAGCACATTTATCAAAGCAGACATCGCCTTTCCGGAGACGGTATACCAAACATATCGAAGAAGATCTAACAAGGCAAGACGGGTCCACAGGAGGAGGAAACCCATGTGTTGACCGCGAGGTGCGCGGGAGCCACGGCCTCCAAATCTAATGAGTGGCTGTAGTGGCGGAACACATCGAATTCGCCATACTGAAGAGCTCCAAAGGGGTCGCTCTTGTGCTGTACAAACGTGGCCGGCTCGCCCACAGATCCATGGCAGCCGATGTCCTACTCCCGACATTAAGCATGCAGCGCCGGACATAGACCTCCAACTACGTGTACGGCCGCCGCGCGCGGAGCTTCTGCAGTGCCTGGTGACTCCCCGGCAAGTACTGTAACGCGGTGTCGGTGGATTACATGGTTGGAGCTGCAGCAACTTCTTGGTcatgcatgttccggatgtgactGTTGGCGCAGCATGTTCCTCCGTCGGCGATGTGGGACACAGGAGGCCGTGGCACCGGCGCGCCTGCATGCACCGAGCAAGAGCCCCACAGGCGTGGTGTTCCACCCGCACTAGAGCGCCATCGTCATGTGGCGTGAACTCCAGCGAGGAGACACGGACGTGAAGAGCATTCATTGCGGGTTGCAAGAGCTTGTGGTAGATGATTGTTTCCATTCTGGTTTAGTTAAAAGGGGTTTGTACCACGCCATGATGCCTTGTCATGCCGTCTGTGGGCGATCTCTCAACCCATTGTTATCTTCGATATGCTGCTACTCTATATCAGGCAGTGGAGCTTCTTATTTAGGCCGACAACAATCGTATTACTGGTATTATCGTCTGTTTCAATTACAGGATAGTCATGAAGAAGTGATGAATAATTCACAACTGAAAACTTTGAGCAATCACAAATCGGTATGGAGATTTCAAACGTTGATTGAATTCACAAACCAAACTTGGAATATTTAAAGAAACATAATTTATGCCAGTTTACTATACATCAATCGGTGTTCTAAGAACATAGTTGGTTTACTATATGCTTACGTTCCGTAACAGGAAAATGTTGTCTTCACGACGACAATGTACATAAATTTTTGTCTGGTAAACCCACAACTGCCATTATAACTGTTGATCATCATGGAGGACATGGATGTTGCTCCAAGTTGCAATTCAAACAAACTTTCAAGGAAGGCGGGCGGCTCGATTGCAAGTAGATTTGGTAATTACCACCAAAAACAAGCGTAACCCGCCTAAAGGCTGAAAACTACAAGTTATGAGCTCAACTTTGAAGATTAATTGGTGGATCAACCACTGTGCACTCATTTATCAATCTGCGGAGAGTTCTTTTAGAATATCCATCAAAAGAAAAGTTTTCTCAAAAGCATAAATTAGTGATCGCCTTTTGTCTTGGAGAAAAACCTGCTAAAACCACGACCCTGCTTATCGGGCAAGGCATTAGGAAAAGAAGTAGAAGACGATGACCTGGAAGACCTATGCTTTTGATGCTTTGAGTTGATAGGTGATCTGGGAAATGGACTTGCTTCATTGTCGGATGGGCTAATCTGGGAGCTGTATCCATCCAATGGGGATTCACCACCGGTTCTTGGCGTCACAAAAGCAGCAGCACTTTCTGTCTCAGATGCCATGTACCTTGAAttatgcatgctttgagtgttaaAGCCAGTAGAGTCCAGTGCGTCTTCGAAATAGTCATTTAAGTGATTTCTGTTATTTGGAAAGGAATCTGATTGTTCTGCTGGTGGTCGCAATGTTTGCAATTGCCTTCCAAGCAGAAGTATGGTCTCTTGACACTCCGCAAGCTTCTCCGCAGCGGCTGCTATCTCTTTCTCCTATTACAGAACATACGGCACTTTGAAAGTTGTGTAGAAGAACTAGAAGTTCTGTTATCTGAATCTAAAGATGATGGCATGCCACAAATGGTTCATGTAAATTAACAAGTAGCACAAATTAGTTCAGTCCAAAAACAGTTTCCTGTGCTTTTCTGATGCCAGTGTAGTGAACAAttgcaaaaaataaaatcaaattgcaaACATCATTCTTGATAAGAAACGATTTGTGAGCTTCTGATGATAAAGCAACAAACAGTAGGAATGCGAACCCTAGCCTTCCTGAAGGCACGAGTTTGTGAAATATCACATATTTAAAGTTGTCGTCAAACTCAAGACAAGAACATCATGCAAAATTTTCGAAAGTCACAAAAGCACAAACATGAGTAGACATGGTTTTATAAAAGTTAATTGCAAAGCAAAATTTTCCTTTGGCAAAGTCTGTAAGCCATTTAGGATAAGAGAGACCAGAAAATTTTGGACCACTACTGGTGGGTTCAAAGAGGCAGTCATAAATTGGCTTATAAGAACCAACCTTGGCACTATTTTAACAAGGTCCAATGGTCAATGTCATTCttatataaaagaagaaaaaataaaaattatagacCTAGCTCAACAAAAAGACTTGCATGATGGAGTCGAGGAATGCACATTACCTGTTTTGTCTTGTCATTGTCAGCATCTGAGCACATTGAACACTTTTCATtccttcatttaaaaaaaaatgaaaagaaataagaaaataagAACAATAAATATATTAACAGCACCAACTAAATAAATGCCAACTCCAACATGCAATCAACTATTCTGAATTACAATATTTAGCAAAGTCTACAAAACAATAGCTAACCTCTCgatcttctcttgaagatctcttaatttGGTCAAATCATCCTGATGAATACGCTTTTCCTCACCAAGTTCATCGTTCAATGTTTGTACTTCTGTACGTAGAATGTTTACTTCGGCTTCTAACTGCTGTGCGCGTGATTCCAGCAACTTGTACGACTCGGCCATACACTTTAACTGTGTTTCAGACAAGCTGTTTGATTTTTGGCTAGCAGCCAATTGAGATTTAAGCTCTGCCAAACTTTGTTCTGCTTCGACTAGACGAAGTTTTGTCCCTTCCAACAATTCAGTACAAGTAGACAGTTCCGTTTGCATGTTTTTTTTCTCCAACCTCATCTCTTCAAATTCCTTCAACGAAAACTTCTGTGTCGTGCTCCTTTGTTCAAAGCTGTCACTGATAGGCCCCTCGATATCTGGATGAGAGGAAGAATGAGACGGAGCGATAGACCTTCCTGATAAAATCTCATTTCTTGGTTCATGCTGAGCCACTCTGTTTTCAAGTAATGTTACCTTATCTATGCAGTCTGAAATATTGCTTTCCCATTCATTGCCCATTTTAAAGGTCATTTTAAAGCCCATCTCACTGGCTTCGGACAAAATATGGGATAAAATAAGTATCAAATCATTCAAGCTTTTTTCATTGTGTAGTACATCATTGACATAAGAAGAGAACTGCTGGATTTTCTCACTTAGTATTGGACCACCAGATTGCCTATCTTGTAGTTCTGAGGATTCTTTACCAACAGATGTAACAAAATCTTGAATCTCTGACAAAGCATTTTTGAACTCTTGACCTAAGTTCTGCTTATCATCAGCGCAtgaaatatcatcttgcttagaagaaATGCCTATATCGGTAGTCTTGTCCACATCATCATAGCAATCTCTTTTATGACAAGAAGCATCTGTAGAGTAATTTTCTTCGATAACACAGCTTACAGAATGCTGAGGCAACTCTTCCTGTGTTTCCTGCACAATATGTTTTATATCCTCCAACACTTTACCGATATCAACTTCCTGATCTGACAAGTTAAAAGTAGAGTTTATTCTTGACTGAAGCTTTCTCAACAGAGAACTGAGCTTATTCGTTGCAAGTTCTCCCTCAGAACACATTTGATTTGTGCAAGGCAGACCTGTCTTCTCTGATGCCAGATGTTGCTCTTTACTAGTAGCATCCTTTTGAACATCAGCCGACAAAGTACCATCATTATTTACAGTTTTCAGCTTATCAAGGACACCATCAGATATCGTCATTGTTCCATTAGACTCTGTTGACAAACAAGCTAACCTCTCCATCTCTAGAAAGTCATCCATAAGTTCCAAATGGTTTGAATTGCCAGTATTCTTACTCTTTTCAGTgcctttt
Protein-coding regions in this window:
- the LOC135673539 gene encoding filament-like plant protein 4 translates to MMDRRSWPWKKKSSEKAATTTDSSTAISSSSGGNKVDQDSNTISYVQISVESYAHLTELEDQVKTLQEKLSAAQTEMTTKDNLVKQHAKVAEEAVSGWEKAEAESSALKNQLESVTLLKLTAEERASHLDGALKECMKQIRNVKEESEQKLHDVVFAKTKQWEKMKAELEAKLDDFDQELLRASAENAALSRSLQERADILMKITDEKLQADTEIEVLKGNILSCEKEINSLKYELHVVSKELEIRNEEKNMSVKSADAANKQHLEDVKKISKLEAECQRLRGLVRKKLPGPAALAQMKLEVESLGRDHGESRLRRSPAKNLGTNHISTPALDFASESIYTLQKENEFLTARLLATEEETKMLKEALSNRNSELQASRNIFAKTASKLRSVEARMLALNPQKFLSNPSFDISSDTNLSQNESHPPSLTSMSEDGNDEVESYSEPWATPLTSDLSQIKKEKGTEKSKNTGNSNHLELMDDFLEMERLACLSTESNGTMTISDGVLDKLKTVNNDGTLSADVQKDATSKEQHLASEKTGLPCTNQMCSEGELATNKLSSLLRKLQSRINSTFNLSDQEVDIGKVLEDIKHIVQETQEELPQHSVSCVIEENYSTDASCHKRDCYDDVDKTTDIGISSKQDDISCADDKQNLGQEFKNALSEIQDFVTSVGKESSELQDRQSGGPILSEKIQQFSSYVNDVLHNEKSLNDLILILSHILSEASEMGFKMTFKMGNEWESNISDCIDKVTLLENRVAQHEPRNEILSGRSIAPSHSSSHPDIEGPISDSFEQRSTTQKFSLKEFEEMRLEKKNMQTELSTCTELLEGTKLRLVEAEQSLAELKSQLAASQKSNSLSETQLKCMAESYKLLESRAQQLEAEVNILRTEVQTLNDELGEEKRIHQDDLTKLRDLQEKIERNEKCSMCSDADNDKTKQEKEIAAAAEKLAECQETILLLGRQLQTLRPPAEQSDSFPNNRNHLNDYFEDALDSTGFNTQSMHNSRYMASETESAAAFVTPRTGGESPLDGYSSQISPSDNEASPFPRSPINSKHQKHRSSRSSSSTSFPNALPDKQGRGFSRFFSKTKGDH
- the LOC135673538 gene encoding probable calcium-binding protein CML18, giving the protein MACKGDGAEARSVRTNFNWLSSSSEAAMEISSQLKEVFRLIDSNGDGKISPPELCDLLLCMGHERATAARKAEVMVREADCNGDGFIDLDEFMEAVGGGGSGSGGDMSGSREELMEAFRVFDVDGNGFICAEDLRRVLVRLGHGKCSLRECRLMIRGVDRNGDGLVDFDEFWSMMTAGACWKVCN
- the LOC135674952 gene encoding protein SMALL AUXIN UP-REGULATED RNA 12-like, giving the protein MAFRRSNKLPQAAAIKQILKRCSSLGRRQLPADVPKGHFAVYVGESRSRFIVPISYLTHPEFQSLLRQAEEEFGFDHDMGLTIPCEEVVFRSLTSMLR